The genomic window GCTGGGCGAGGTGGCCGAGCGAGAACGACTTCGGGTGCGGCTTCCACGTGCCCTTCTCGCTCGGCACGCGCTCCAGCAGCCGCCGCGTGGTCGCCATCTCTTGATCGAACTCGGGAACGAACTGCTCGGAGAAGTTCATGGGATCCTCGTGAGCGTCGGTGATCTATCTCGGATTCGCCTCGCCCCCGACCGGGCCATAGAAGAATACCCATACGGCGAAGCCGGCCGAAAGCGACTCGAAGCGATGAATCCGGCCGGCAGGAACGAAGATGAATTCACCGGGCTTCACGGAGTAACGATCGCTTCCGTCGAAGAAGATCGCCGTGCCACGCGCCACCACGTAGACTTCGTCGCGCGAGTGAGGAGTCTGCTGGTCCTCACCCTGTGGCGCGTACAACTCGACCTCGAGCGATCCATGAAGGAAGATCGGCACGGCGAGATTTCCCGCGGGCGGTGGGCCCTGTGCGAGCGCTTCGGCGAGGCTCATGTGGTCCTTCATGACCGGGATCCTCTTCCCACGCGACTGTGGGGCTTCGAAGGCGACGCGCCTCGCGCGCCGCCCTCCCAGACGAAGCTCGGCTTCACCAGCACCTCCTCGAATCCGAGTCGAAGCAGGTTGCGCCGCGATCCCTGCGGCCGACCGGGACGCGGAGCGGCCGTCTCGCTCCATGCCCAGCGGCACCCGAGCGCCGCCGCGCGCCGCAACCGTGCCGCGATCAGAGCCGATTGGGCGCCGCGCCGGCGATATCGCGTCAGCGTCCCCCCGCCCCCGAGCCACGCCAGCTCGCCCTCGACCTGAAGCGCGCCCACCCCGATGGGCGTGGCCCCGATGCTCGCGAGAAAGTGCTCACGCTGCCCGCTCCGCGCCGAAGCCAGCGTCCAGCTGCGTCGCGAGGCCGGCACCGAAAAGATCCGTTCGGCCAGCTCGATCGACCGCGTCAGGTTCGTGCCGCGCGCCTGCTTCGCGACCACCTCGCCCGCTCCAGCTTCGATCGGGCGGCGCAAGTCGCGGAGATAGAGCGAGAAGCCGCCCCGCCGGACGAGCCCAAGCACCTCCAGCCACTCCCCCAGCTCCCGGAATTGCGGGCCGGGCCCGAGCTCGAATCCGAACCGATGGATGCCCGCGTCGCGATAGAACTGGATGATCTCGGCGAGCAGCGCGCGGCTCACGCGCTGGCGATGACCGACGCCGATCACGCGATTGACGCGCAGCGACTCGCTCCCGCTCATCAGCGTCGCGAACCCGTCCGCGAAGCGGCGCCCGAGGGGTTTCAGCCGGCGCGCCAGCGCCTCCGGCAGCAGCGCCCAGTGGCGTTCGCGAGCCCGCACCGCCATCGACTCGACGCGCCCGAGCAGCTCCGGATCGGGCCTGCGGCGCGTCGGAGTGGCGCGAGCGCTTCGCTCACTCACCCGCCGATCCTCCGCCGCCGGTCCCGGATCCCACCGCCTCGCCGGCTTTCGGCACCGTCCACACCGGCGTCTCGCGACGATAGTGGCGCAGCTCGGGCGTGCGTCCCGCCACCCACGCGGTCGCCAGCAGACAGCCCACGCCACCACTCACCACCGAGAACATCGCGCCCCACAGGCTGGCCACCAGCCCGGCCTCCATCTCGCCGAGTTGAGGAC from Candidatus Sulfotelmatobacter sp. includes these protein-coding regions:
- a CDS encoding cupin domain-containing protein, which codes for MKDHMSLAEALAQGPPPAGNLAVPIFLHGSLEVELYAPQGEDQQTPHSRDEVYVVARGTAIFFDGSDRYSVKPGEFIFVPAGRIHRFESLSAGFAVWVFFYGPVGGEANPR